In the genome of Acidobacteriota bacterium, the window ACCGCGTGAAAGGCCTCCAGCAGCGGCCCGGGGTCCGGGACGTGGTGGAGGGTCATGGCGCTGACCGCCAGGTGGACGGGGCCGGGCAAGGGGGCCTGCGCGTCGATCTCCCGGTGCAGGGCCCGGACGTGGCGCAGGCCCGATGCGGCGATCTTCCCCTGGAGGACCTCCAGCATGCCCCGCGAGGCGTCCACCCCGACGACGGAGCGGACGCGGGGGGCCAGGGCCGTGGCGAGCAGGCCCGTGCCGCACCCGAAGTCCAGGACGTCCAGGTCGGGGCCGAGGGCGACTTCCCCCGAAATCGCCGCGAGGAGGTCTTCGGCGAGCCTAAGCCGTTGCGGCGTGTCCCAGTTCGCGGCGAGTTGGTCGAAATCCCGTTTTTCCAATTTCTTTCCTCCGAGTTGTGAAACTGCGACGCGAAACCCCGTCAGTTCGCCACGTGCACGAAGAGGCGGTAGGACCACGCCACCCAGGAGGCGGTCGTCCACCAGGGGGTGGTCACCACCACGTAGTAGGTGCCGGTGTTGGACACGGTGGTGTAGGCCATGGCCTCCCCGCCGTAGACCGCGGAGGGGCTGCTCCCCGCGATGGCGAACTGGCAGGTGAAGCTGTCGGTGGGGTCGCGGATGTCCACCTCGCCCTCCAGTTCGGAGCCGACCCAGTTGGCGACGAGGCTGGCCGTGATGGTCTGCCCGGCCGTCAGGTCGATGGCGTAGTAGTCCTTGTCGACGACCCCCAGGGGACGGTAGTTCGTCCCCAAAACCTCCACCGGGGCGGTGATGGGCTGGGCGCCCGCCGCGACGTTGTTGGGCTCCCGGTCGTAGGCCACGTGGCGCCAGGTGTCGCTGAGCGGGATGGCCGGGATCGCGGAGTAGACGGTCCTGCCGCCCGCCGCGGCGCTCTTGAGGGCCATCACCGCCACGTTGACGGTGCTGCTGAACCGCACGTAGCCGTGGAACCGGTTCCCGAAGGAGACGCCGCTGAAGAGCTGCGAAAGGTAGCGGGACACGTGGCCGTCGTGGGGCACCGTCACCTCCGCGGACGCCAGGGGCGTGTGGTCCCCGTTGCGGGCGAAGAGGTCCACGGTGACGGTGGCGTCCCAGGTGCTCGGGTTGGCGATGGCGAAGCCCATGTCCACCGCCGGCGAGCCGAAGCCGTAGTCGGAGGAGCTGACGTTGGCGTTGAAGACCGACAGGGTCGAAGACGGCGAGGGGAGCACCCCCACGGCCCACTCCAGGCGCGGCGGGTAGACGCTCAGGTCGTAGTACTGGAAGTCGGAACTCAG includes:
- a CDS encoding class I SAM-dependent methyltransferase encodes the protein MEKRDFDQLAANWDTPQRLRLAEDLLAAISGEVALGPDLDVLDFGCGTGLLATALAPRVRSVVGVDASRGMLEVLQGKIAASGLRHVRALHREIDAQAPLPGPVHLAVSAMTLHHVPDPGPLLEAFHAVLHPGGHLALADLDAEDGTFHGDNTGVFHFGFERGALRDLFRAAGFQEVRHRTASEIVKPGRDGGTRRYPVFLMVGRK